The following are from one region of the Geoalkalibacter subterraneus genome:
- the nikR gene encoding nickel-responsive transcriptional regulator NikR, with protein sequence MAETTRFGISIDERLLQQFDELIESKGYDNRSEAIRDLIRNALVEQQWSGDDEETVGTVTLVYDHHTRDLADKLTEHQHSHHEAVISTLHVHLDAHHCLEVVVVKGRTLKVRRLADELIGTKGVKHGKLVTSTTGKGLQ encoded by the coding sequence ATGGCTGAAACCACCCGCTTCGGCATTTCCATCGACGAACGTCTGCTGCAGCAGTTCGACGAGCTCATCGAAAGCAAAGGGTATGACAATCGCTCCGAAGCGATTCGCGACCTGATCCGTAATGCCCTTGTGGAGCAGCAGTGGTCCGGTGATGACGAGGAAACCGTGGGAACGGTGACCCTGGTCTACGATCACCACACCCGCGACCTGGCGGACAAACTCACCGAGCACCAGCATTCGCACCATGAGGCGGTGATCTCGACCCTGCATGTGCACCTCGACGCGCATCACTGCCTGGAAGTGGTTGTGGTCAAAGGTCGCACGTTGAAGGTGCGCCGTCTGGCCGATGAGTTGATCGGCACCAAAGGGGTCAAGCACGGCAAGCTGGTGACCTCTACCACAGGAAAAGGCTTGCAGTGA
- a CDS encoding acyl-CoA dehydratase activase, whose product MRTLGIDLGSRKVKFAAMDNDKLLWLREFDTISFYRRYGGLRDGALTIDFPALDLFDGQEEAEAMVVTGYGRNTINLAGARVIPEIQAHVAGARFQTGLETFTLLDLGGQDTKVARVENGILQDFLMNDKCAASSGRYLENMAQVLEIDLDELSRHSENPVPLDATCGIFGESELIGKIVEGYPLSELCAGINQTLIKRVMPMLRRFPRDTLLVTGGVARNQAFLHLLHQAVGCAPLPPEHPQHNGAIGCAVLAGRE is encoded by the coding sequence ATGAGAACTCTCGGCATCGATCTCGGCAGCCGCAAAGTCAAATTCGCCGCCATGGACAACGATAAACTGCTGTGGCTGCGCGAATTCGACACCATCTCCTTCTACCGCCGCTACGGCGGCTTGCGCGACGGCGCCCTGACGATCGACTTCCCGGCTCTCGACCTGTTTGACGGCCAGGAGGAGGCCGAAGCCATGGTGGTGACCGGCTACGGCCGCAACACCATCAACCTGGCCGGCGCGCGGGTCATTCCGGAAATTCAGGCTCATGTCGCCGGCGCCCGTTTTCAGACCGGCCTCGAAACCTTCACCCTGCTTGATCTCGGCGGCCAGGACACCAAGGTCGCGCGGGTGGAAAACGGTATCCTGCAGGATTTCCTGATGAACGACAAGTGCGCCGCAAGCTCCGGGCGCTACCTGGAAAACATGGCACAGGTTCTGGAAATCGACCTTGACGAGCTCTCGCGCCACAGCGAAAACCCTGTACCTCTGGATGCCACTTGCGGCATATTCGGGGAAAGCGAGCTGATCGGCAAGATCGTCGAGGGCTACCCCCTGTCGGAGCTGTGCGCTGGGATCAACCAGACCCTGATCAAGCGGGTGATGCCGATGCTGCGCCGCTTCCCCCGCGACACCCTGCTCGTCACAGGAGGGGTGGCGCGCAACCAGGCCTTCCTGCACCTGCTGCACCAGGCCGTCGGGTGCGCTCCCCTGCCGCCCGAACACCCCCAGCACAACGGTGCCATCGGCTGTGCGGTGCTGGCCGGCAGGGAATAA
- a CDS encoding 2-hydroxyacyl-CoA dehydratase family protein — protein sequence MTHATVGFTTTIPLEVLVAAGRRPVDLNNIFITAPDPQALIEEAEIDGFPRNICAWIKGLYGAVVRHGIDEVIAVTEGDCSNTRALMEVLSLRGTATIPFSYPHDRSQQAIGRQIDQLAEYFAVTRAEIEDARGELGRVRAKVHEIDRLSWEENRVSGEENNFYQLCTSDMNGDVAAYEKQVDAFLEQARAREPRRDALRLAYIGVPPIVGGLYEALEEMQARVVFNETQRQFSMPFSCTGMEEQYLRYTYPYDIFTRLEDIQREVARRRIDGVIHYVQSFCFRQIEDLIVRRKLDVPVMTLEGDRPGPLDARGRIRLEGFVEMLKGRKA from the coding sequence TTGACGCACGCCACGGTCGGATTCACCACCACAATTCCCCTTGAAGTTCTGGTAGCCGCAGGCAGGCGGCCGGTGGACCTCAACAATATCTTCATTACGGCACCCGACCCTCAGGCCCTGATCGAGGAGGCGGAAATCGATGGCTTTCCCCGCAACATCTGCGCCTGGATCAAAGGTCTTTACGGCGCGGTGGTCCGTCATGGCATCGATGAAGTGATTGCGGTCACCGAAGGCGACTGCTCCAATACGCGCGCCCTGATGGAAGTGCTCTCGCTCAGAGGGACCGCGACCATCCCCTTCTCCTACCCCCACGACCGCTCGCAACAAGCGATCGGGCGCCAGATCGATCAGCTGGCCGAATATTTCGCCGTCACCCGCGCCGAGATTGAAGACGCCCGTGGTGAACTTGGGCGGGTCCGCGCCAAGGTTCACGAAATCGATCGGCTCAGTTGGGAGGAGAACCGCGTTAGCGGTGAGGAGAACAACTTCTACCAGTTGTGCACCTCGGACATGAACGGCGATGTGGCGGCTTATGAAAAGCAGGTTGACGCCTTTCTCGAACAGGCGCGCGCCCGCGAGCCGCGCCGGGACGCCCTTCGACTGGCCTACATCGGGGTGCCTCCCATTGTCGGCGGTCTCTACGAGGCGCTGGAGGAGATGCAGGCGCGGGTGGTGTTCAACGAAACCCAGCGCCAGTTCTCCATGCCCTTTTCCTGCACCGGCATGGAGGAGCAGTACCTGCGCTACACCTATCCCTACGACATTTTCACCCGCCTGGAAGACATCCAGCGGGAGGTGGCAAGGCGGCGCATCGACGGCGTCATCCACTACGTCCAATCGTTCTGCTTTCGACAGATCGAGGACCTGATCGTGCGCCGCAAGCTCGACGTTCCGGTTATGACTCTGGAAGGAGATCGCCCCGGCCCTCTCGATGCCCGCGGCCGCATCCGCCTGGAAGGGTTTGTTGAAATGCTCAAGGGGCGTAAGGCATGA
- the murI gene encoding glutamate racemase — MSERAIGVFDSGVGGLTVLKELSRQLPEEELVYLGDTARVPYGTKSPATVTRYALEAAAFLVSLGVKALVVACNTASAVALPALAARYQMPVFGVIGPGAARALQLSRGRRIGVIGTEGTIKSEAYARALHQLDSRVHVFGVPCPLFVPLAEEGWADHPIAHMAASEYLMPLLTEKIDTLVLGCTHYPLLKNTLSQVLGPQIALVDSAEETAAAVACRLNEDSLTRHTPCSPHRFFVTDVPDRFERVGGAFWGEPLHGVKQVEIG; from the coding sequence ATTTCAGAACGTGCCATCGGGGTTTTCGACTCCGGAGTCGGCGGCCTGACGGTTCTCAAGGAGTTGAGCCGTCAGCTGCCGGAAGAGGAACTGGTTTATCTTGGAGACACGGCGCGTGTCCCTTACGGCACCAAAAGCCCCGCCACTGTCACCCGCTACGCCCTGGAGGCGGCGGCCTTCCTGGTTTCCCTCGGCGTCAAAGCCCTTGTCGTCGCCTGCAATACGGCTTCGGCGGTGGCCCTGCCGGCCCTGGCGGCACGCTATCAGATGCCCGTTTTCGGCGTGATCGGTCCCGGTGCCGCGCGCGCCCTTCAGCTCAGCCGCGGCAGGCGCATCGGCGTCATCGGCACCGAGGGCACCATTAAAAGCGAGGCTTATGCCCGCGCTCTTCACCAGCTCGACAGCCGCGTTCATGTGTTCGGCGTGCCCTGCCCGCTGTTTGTTCCTCTTGCGGAGGAAGGGTGGGCCGATCATCCCATTGCGCACATGGCGGCCAGTGAATACCTGATGCCGCTGCTGACCGAGAAAATCGATACACTCGTTCTTGGTTGTACTCATTACCCCCTGCTCAAGAACACCCTGTCTCAAGTGCTTGGTCCCCAGATCGCCCTGGTCGATTCCGCTGAGGAAACAGCGGCCGCAGTTGCGTGCCGCCTGAATGAAGACTCCCTCACTCGCCATACCCCCTGCTCGCCTCACCGTTTTTTCGTCACCGACGTGCCCGATCGTTTTGAACGGGTTGGCGGAGCCTTCTGGGGGGAGCCGCTGCATGGTGTCAAACAGGTGGAGATCGGTTGA
- a CDS encoding GerMN domain-containing protein, with translation MFSRRSILASAVIVLGLAAVFALAFWAGKINLFAPAPPEVAPTSTEPPVMREIILYFSDPQAEFLVTESREIVECGSDRECVRAVVEELILGPREGLITVLPPQAKLLAVDIEGPIAVLDFSRDLITRHPGGSISELLTVHALANTVAVNFPHLRQVRILVAGEAVETLKGHVDVRAPIAADFRLTRPPSDGETDDHPDQGGSK, from the coding sequence ATGTTTTCAAGGCGCTCCATTCTCGCATCGGCAGTTATTGTTCTCGGACTGGCGGCAGTTTTTGCCCTCGCTTTCTGGGCCGGCAAAATCAATCTGTTCGCCCCCGCGCCGCCTGAAGTAGCGCCCACGTCCACTGAGCCGCCGGTGATGCGTGAAATCATCCTTTATTTCAGCGACCCGCAGGCGGAATTTCTGGTGACGGAAAGCCGTGAGATCGTCGAGTGCGGCAGCGACCGGGAGTGCGTACGCGCGGTGGTTGAGGAGTTGATTCTCGGTCCCAGGGAAGGGCTCATTACGGTATTGCCGCCCCAGGCGAAACTGCTGGCGGTGGATATAGAGGGGCCGATTGCCGTTCTTGATTTCAGCCGTGATCTGATTACACGCCATCCCGGCGGCAGCATATCGGAATTGCTGACGGTGCATGCGTTGGCCAATACGGTTGCGGTCAATTTCCCCCATCTGCGACAGGTGAGGATACTGGTCGCCGGAGAGGCGGTGGAGACCTTGAAGGGGCATGTGGATGTGAGGGCGCCGATCGCCGCTGACTTCCGCCTGACGCGCCCGCCATCGGATGGCGAAACGGATGATCACCCTGATCAAGGAGGCTCGAAATGA